A region of Massilia sp. KIM DNA encodes the following proteins:
- a CDS encoding DUF1700 domain-containing protein: MGKLEYLDALKRAMLGLPPETQAKTLAWYEQRFVDGSAAGRREQDVAEELGDPRKIAVSLRASVHLDAFKEKKSPTNMLRVIASGAGLLVFNLFMAIPAAVYASLLLSVYICAFGFYVSGIAITASGLAGANELILNGPLHSITIGDDGRERASVQTRVSIDETGIHVFEEQSPDPADNGAEDEPASSRVIRGAEKVAESKIQITTDLDPESRTTQTLFGSGLVLGGIALFLVSIVITRYTIVGVRKYVRMNLSLLKGK, encoded by the coding sequence ATGGGCAAACTGGAATACCTCGACGCGCTGAAGCGGGCCATGCTGGGCCTGCCGCCGGAAACCCAGGCCAAGACCCTGGCCTGGTACGAGCAGCGTTTCGTCGACGGCAGCGCGGCCGGACGGCGCGAGCAGGACGTCGCCGAGGAACTCGGCGACCCGCGCAAGATCGCCGTGTCGCTGCGCGCCAGCGTCCACCTGGACGCTTTCAAGGAAAAGAAAAGCCCGACCAACATGCTGCGCGTGATCGCGTCCGGCGCGGGACTGCTGGTGTTCAACCTGTTCATGGCGATTCCGGCCGCGGTCTACGCCTCGCTGCTGCTTTCCGTGTACATATGCGCCTTTGGCTTCTACGTATCCGGCATCGCGATCACGGCGAGCGGCCTGGCCGGCGCCAATGAGCTGATCCTGAACGGGCCCCTGCACAGCATCACGATCGGCGACGATGGGCGCGAGCGCGCCTCGGTCCAGACCCGGGTCTCGATCGACGAGACCGGCATCCACGTGTTCGAGGAACAATCCCCCGACCCGGCCGATAATGGCGCGGAGGACGAACCTGCTTCCTCCCGGGTGATCCGAGGCGCAGAGAAAGTGGCCGAAAGTAAGATTCAAATCACCACCGACCTCGATCCGGAGTCGCGCACCACCCAGACCCTGTTCGGCTCGGGACTGGTGCTGGGCGGGATCGCCCTGTTCCTGGTCTCCATCGTGATCACCCGCTACACCATCGTCGGCGTACGCAAGTACGTCCGGATGAATTTGTCGCTTCTCAAAGGAAAGTGA
- a CDS encoding GIN domain-containing protein has protein sequence MRSLLKVGFSLLALAVVLIALSYSMLRANGVSAASEGRQVATETREVPGGISGVELNGPIDLNLRYGATPSLKIRGEQRMLGNIEVNAEGPVLNIGVRGIVLRHRQPLEVELVLPALNSAVIDGSGDSSINGFSGERVEVRLNGSGSVKFNGRFRYVDTGLNGSGDLDVNAGAAIERVKAELMGSGRMTLVGTTRELEAKANGSGDLDARHLRAQRVQIGQTGSGSSTVQARSMVAASVSGSGDIDVLGNPDERSISRTGSGSVSFEE, from the coding sequence ATGCGATCCTTGTTGAAAGTCGGATTCAGCCTGCTGGCCCTGGCCGTGGTCCTGATCGCCCTCAGCTACAGCATGCTACGCGCCAACGGCGTCAGCGCGGCCAGCGAAGGCCGCCAGGTCGCCACCGAGACGCGCGAAGTCCCGGGCGGCATCAGCGGCGTCGAGCTCAACGGCCCGATCGACCTCAATCTGCGCTACGGCGCCACGCCCTCGCTGAAGATCCGGGGCGAGCAGCGCATGCTGGGCAATATCGAGGTGAACGCCGAAGGTCCCGTGCTCAACATAGGCGTGCGCGGCATCGTGCTGCGCCACCGCCAGCCGCTCGAAGTGGAACTGGTGCTGCCCGCCTTGAATTCGGCCGTCATCGACGGCAGCGGCGACAGCAGCATCAACGGTTTCTCGGGCGAGCGGGTCGAAGTGCGCCTGAACGGCTCGGGGAGCGTCAAGTTCAACGGGCGCTTCCGCTACGTCGACACCGGCCTGAACGGCAGCGGCGACCTGGACGTGAACGCCGGCGCCGCGATCGAGCGCGTCAAGGCGGAACTGATGGGCAGCGGCCGCATGACCCTGGTGGGCACCACCCGCGAACTCGAGGCCAAGGCCAATGGCTCGGGCGACCTTGACGCCCGCCACCTGCGCGCCCAGCGGGTGCAGATCGGCCAGACCGGCTCGGGCAGCAGCACGGTGCAGGCGCGTTCCATGGTGGCCGCCTCGGTCAGCGGCAGCGGCGACATCGACGTCCTGGGCAACCCCGACGAGCGCAGCATCAGCCGCACCGGCAGCGGCAGCGTTTCCTTCGAAGAGTAA
- a CDS encoding DUF6622 family protein yields MSTSRSRAMQQILSHTPLYVWAILAFLVYRGLAAARTRELAPRALFIVPVLMLGLSLQGIVTAFGAGGGALPAWVAGAVLVALPALRWSGSRIAAAGAAGKVRVAGSWSPLAAMLAIFALKYAVAVTMALRPALVHEASFGAAVCGLYGMLNGYFIARMLRNLRRLRALGMPALAA; encoded by the coding sequence ATTTCCACATCACGGAGCCGCGCCATGCAACAGATACTCAGCCACACCCCTCTCTACGTCTGGGCCATCCTGGCCTTCCTGGTCTACCGCGGCCTGGCAGCCGCGCGCACGCGCGAGCTCGCCCCGCGCGCGCTGTTCATCGTGCCGGTGCTGATGCTGGGATTGTCGCTGCAGGGTATCGTGACCGCGTTCGGCGCCGGTGGCGGCGCCCTGCCCGCCTGGGTGGCGGGCGCGGTGCTGGTGGCGCTGCCGGCGCTGCGCTGGTCCGGCTCGCGCATCGCCGCAGCCGGCGCGGCCGGCAAGGTGCGCGTCGCCGGGAGCTGGTCGCCGCTGGCGGCCATGCTGGCCATCTTCGCCCTCAAGTACGCGGTCGCGGTGACGATGGCGTTGCGGCCCGCTCTGGTGCACGAAGCGAGCTTCGGGGCCGCGGTGTGCGGCCTGTACGGCATGCTGAACGGCTATTTCATCGCCCGGATGCTGCGCAACCTGAGGAGGTTGCGCGCGCTCGGCATGCCGGCGCTGGCCGCTTAA
- a CDS encoding FKBP-type peptidyl-prolyl cis-trans isomerase: MKRLLSYCVLGLALSSTLAACKREAAAPASQAPAAAFQKIDTVTGAGKEAVAGSTAVVHYTGWLFDPSAPSQHGAQFDSSKGGSPFSFQVGGGQVIKGWDEGVQGMKVGGKRTLILPPDMGYGASGAGPIPPNANLIFEVELLEVR; this comes from the coding sequence TTGAAACGACTGCTCTCTTATTGCGTCCTCGGCCTGGCGCTCTCGTCCACCCTGGCGGCCTGCAAGCGCGAGGCGGCGGCGCCCGCGTCCCAGGCGCCGGCGGCGGCCTTCCAGAAGATCGACACCGTCACCGGCGCCGGCAAGGAAGCCGTGGCCGGCTCCACCGCCGTGGTGCACTACACCGGCTGGCTGTTCGACCCGAGCGCGCCTTCGCAGCACGGCGCCCAGTTCGACTCCTCGAAAGGTGGCTCGCCCTTCAGCTTCCAGGTCGGCGGCGGACAGGTGATCAAGGGCTGGGATGAAGGCGTGCAGGGCATGAAGGTCGGCGGCAAGCGCACCCTGATCCTGCCGCCCGACATGGGTTACGGCGCCAGCGGCGCGGGCCCGATTCCGCCGAACGCCAACCTGATCTTCGAGGTCGAGCTGCTGGAAGTCCGTTAA
- a CDS encoding TIGR03862 family flavoprotein, whose translation MSQPSSPRFHVAVIGGGPAGLMAAEVLAAGGVRVDVYDAMPSVGRKFLLAGKGGMNITHSEPYPDFVARYRARSVEVGRWLEHFTPEQVRAWIHGLGIATFVGSSGRVFPTDMKAAPLLRAWLHRLRESGVVFHMRHRWTGWSGERLRMATPEGERLVEADAVILALGGASWARLGSDGAWAPLLAERGVGITPLAPSNCGFDADWSAHFSSRHAGAPLTTVALACRGEDGAMLRRKGQFVVTETGIEGSLVYALSAPIRDQIAREGVATVWIDLAPDHDASRVLDEVSRPRGSRSLSSHLQSRLGLKGVKAGLLRECLSAEEYADPARLAAAIKALPLKLLRPRPIDEAISSAGGVRFEALAGAGTMLRALPGVFVAGEMVDWEAPTGGYLLSACFAGGRAAGRDVLAWLQAGG comes from the coding sequence ATGAGCCAGCCGTCCTCTCCCCGTTTCCACGTCGCCGTTATCGGCGGCGGCCCCGCCGGCCTGATGGCCGCCGAGGTGCTGGCGGCGGGCGGCGTGCGGGTAGACGTCTATGATGCGATGCCCTCGGTAGGCCGCAAGTTCCTGCTGGCCGGCAAGGGCGGCATGAATATCACCCATTCCGAACCCTATCCCGACTTCGTCGCCCGCTACCGCGCGCGCAGCGTGGAAGTGGGGCGCTGGCTGGAGCACTTCACGCCGGAACAGGTGCGCGCCTGGATCCACGGGCTGGGCATCGCCACCTTCGTGGGCAGCTCGGGCCGCGTCTTCCCCACCGACATGAAGGCCGCGCCGCTGCTGCGCGCCTGGCTGCACCGGCTGCGCGAGAGCGGGGTGGTGTTCCACATGCGGCACCGCTGGACCGGCTGGAGCGGCGAGCGCCTGCGCATGGCCACGCCGGAGGGCGAACGGCTGGTCGAGGCCGACGCCGTGATCCTGGCGTTGGGCGGCGCGAGCTGGGCCCGGCTCGGATCGGACGGTGCCTGGGCGCCGCTGCTGGCCGAACGCGGCGTCGGGATCACGCCCCTTGCGCCCAGCAATTGCGGTTTCGACGCCGACTGGAGCGCGCATTTCAGCAGCCGCCATGCCGGCGCGCCCTTGACCACCGTGGCGCTTGCCTGTCGTGGCGAGGATGGCGCGATGCTGCGCCGCAAGGGCCAGTTCGTGGTCACCGAAACCGGCATCGAAGGCAGCCTGGTGTACGCCTTGTCGGCCCCGATCCGCGACCAGATCGCGCGCGAGGGCGTGGCCACGGTCTGGATCGACCTCGCGCCCGACCACGATGCATCCAGGGTGCTGGACGAGGTGAGCCGCCCGCGCGGATCGCGTTCGCTGTCCAGCCACCTGCAAAGCCGCCTCGGCCTAAAGGGCGTGAAGGCGGGCCTGCTGCGCGAATGCCTGTCGGCCGAGGAATACGCCGATCCGGCGCGGCTGGCGGCGGCGATCAAGGCGCTGCCCCTGAAGCTCTTGCGGCCGCGCCCAATCGACGAAGCGATCAGCAGCGCCGGCGGGGTGCGCTTCGAGGCCCTGGCCGGCGCGGGCACCATGCTGCGCGCGCTGCCCGGCGTGTTCGTGGCCGGCGAGATGGTCGACTGGGAGGCGCCGACCGGCGGCTACCTGCTGAGCGCCTGCTTTGCCGGCGGGCGTGCGGCCGGGCGCGACGTCCTGGCCTGGCTGCAAGCCGGGGGCTGA
- a CDS encoding helix-turn-helix transcriptional regulator, whose translation MKNRIRELRAERGWSQADLAEQLDVSRQSVNAIETGRYDPSLPLAFAIGRLFGVPLESIFSPDPENA comes from the coding sequence ATGAAGAACCGCATCCGCGAGCTGCGGGCCGAACGCGGCTGGAGCCAGGCCGACCTGGCCGAGCAGCTGGACGTGTCGCGCCAGAGCGTGAACGCCATCGAGACCGGGCGCTACGACCCGAGCCTGCCGCTCGCCTTCGCCATCGGCCGCCTGTTCGGCGTGCCGCTGGAATCCATCTTTTCACCCGATCCGGAGAACGCATGA
- a CDS encoding alpha/beta fold hydrolase, translating to MKPSFLLALALPLVLAAPLAALAQPGAAAPSPSRFAVAGTPAERFEIDGMLVERYGSRGRQVILIPGLASGPWVWQDVVRRFSPEQTLYVLTLPGFDGRPGPSGPAFEGARAALRELVTSRRLDRPVLVGHSMGGTLALALAADLGNRIGAVLSLDGLPVFPGTETLDPAQRPQMAAGVQARLAGTPPNAYGQQQRQYLRGQGVLDIGKADDLAPLLLRSDRAAVGAYMGDLLGLDLRPELGKITAPVTVLVPYFEPDASQDQLSAAAKVDHYRSLLPEVARLDVLPVSPARHFLTIDQPQAVADALRRVLDRR from the coding sequence ATGAAACCATCCTTCCTGCTCGCCCTCGCCCTGCCCCTCGTCCTGGCCGCTCCGCTCGCGGCCCTGGCCCAGCCGGGCGCCGCCGCGCCTTCGCCGAGCCGCTTCGCGGTCGCCGGAACGCCCGCAGAACGCTTCGAGATCGATGGCATGCTGGTGGAGCGCTACGGCAGCCGCGGCCGGCAGGTGATCCTGATCCCGGGCCTGGCCAGCGGCCCCTGGGTGTGGCAGGACGTGGTGCGCCGCTTCAGCCCCGAACAGACCCTGTACGTGCTCACCCTGCCCGGCTTCGACGGCCGGCCGGGCCCGAGCGGACCGGCCTTCGAGGGCGCGCGCGCCGCGCTGCGCGAGCTCGTCACCAGCCGGCGCCTGGACCGGCCGGTGCTTGTGGGCCACAGCATGGGCGGCACCCTGGCCCTGGCGCTGGCGGCCGATCTCGGCAACCGCATCGGCGCCGTGCTCTCGCTCGACGGCCTGCCGGTCTTTCCCGGCACCGAGACCCTGGACCCGGCCCAGCGGCCGCAGATGGCGGCCGGCGTCCAGGCGCGCCTGGCCGGCACGCCGCCGAACGCCTACGGACAGCAGCAGCGCCAGTACCTGCGCGGCCAGGGCGTGCTGGACATCGGCAAGGCGGACGACCTAGCGCCCCTGCTGCTGCGCAGCGACCGCGCCGCGGTCGGCGCCTACATGGGCGACCTGCTCGGCCTCGACCTGCGCCCCGAGCTCGGCAAGATCACCGCGCCGGTCACGGTGCTGGTACCCTATTTCGAACCCGACGCCAGCCAGGACCAGCTGAGCGCCGCCGCCAAGGTCGATCACTACCGCAGCCTGCTGCCCGAGGTGGCCAGGCTGGACGTGCTGCCGGTGTCGCCGGCGCGCCACTTCCTGACCATCGACCAGCCGCAGGCGGTGGCCGATGCCCTGCGCCGCGTGCTCGATCGCCGCTGA
- the dctP gene encoding TRAP transporter substrate-binding protein DctP, translated as MTRRTMLGVLASSPLWMQSAWAQPGNFKISHQFPGGSIAQGDFRDRLCRMFAAEVEKRTRGAMKFSIYPGSSLMAANAQFSALRGGSLDMALVPLSYAGTESPEANIGLMPALVTSYEQGYGWKDAPVGRELARIMGEQGLVIVSWIWQAGGVASRGNPIVDPEDVRGLKVRGGSHEMDQLLQDAGATVVNIPSNEIAPALRSGALDAALTSSTSLISFRLHESAKALTTARGGSYWFMFEPLMMSKTVFDRLNKQQQAAVMAVGADLEKFALKAARADDARVASIYQNVGARVTDMNAESLRKWQAVARTTAWKEFAERSDNCARLMQLAEQSLALL; from the coding sequence ATGACCCGTAGGACCATGCTGGGCGTGCTCGCGTCCAGTCCCCTCTGGATGCAGTCCGCATGGGCGCAGCCAGGCAATTTCAAAATCTCCCATCAATTCCCCGGCGGCAGCATCGCCCAGGGCGACTTCCGTGACCGGCTGTGCCGCATGTTCGCGGCCGAGGTCGAGAAGCGCACCCGCGGCGCCATGAAGTTCTCGATCTACCCCGGCTCCTCGCTGATGGCCGCCAACGCCCAGTTCAGCGCCTTGCGCGGCGGTTCGCTCGACATGGCCCTGGTGCCGCTGTCCTATGCCGGGACCGAGTCGCCGGAAGCCAACATCGGCCTGATGCCGGCCCTGGTCACCTCCTACGAGCAGGGCTATGGCTGGAAAGACGCCCCGGTGGGGCGCGAACTGGCGCGCATCATGGGCGAACAGGGGCTGGTGATCGTCAGCTGGATCTGGCAAGCCGGCGGCGTCGCCTCGCGCGGCAATCCGATCGTCGACCCGGAGGACGTGCGCGGCCTGAAGGTGCGCGGCGGCTCGCACGAGATGGACCAGCTCCTGCAGGATGCGGGCGCGACGGTCGTTAACATTCCCTCGAACGAGATCGCGCCGGCCCTGCGCAGCGGCGCCCTGGACGCCGCCCTGACCTCGTCGACCTCGCTCATTTCCTTCCGCCTGCACGAGTCGGCCAAGGCGCTGACCACGGCGCGCGGCGGCTCCTACTGGTTCATGTTCGAGCCGCTGATGATGTCGAAAACGGTGTTCGACCGCCTGAACAAGCAGCAGCAAGCGGCCGTGATGGCGGTCGGGGCGGACCTGGAGAAATTCGCGCTCAAGGCGGCCCGCGCCGACGACGCGCGGGTGGCCTCGATCTACCAGAACGTCGGCGCGCGCGTCACTGACATGAACGCCGAATCGCTGCGCAAATGGCAGGCGGTGGCGCGCACCACGGCGTGGAAGGAGTTCGCCGAACGCAGCGACAACTGCGCCAGGCTGATGCAACTGGCCGAGCAGTCGCTGGCCCTGCTGTAA
- the moaD gene encoding molybdopterin converting factor subunit 1, which produces MKINLKYFASVREAVGTGQEALELPPGVKSVGELRSLLAERGGAWAEALAPQRAVRMAFNQVMCGADTALADGAEVAFFPPVTGG; this is translated from the coding sequence ATGAAGATCAATCTGAAGTATTTCGCCTCGGTGCGCGAGGCGGTCGGCACCGGACAGGAAGCGCTGGAGCTTCCGCCCGGCGTGAAGTCGGTGGGCGAGCTCAGGAGCCTGCTGGCGGAACGCGGCGGCGCATGGGCCGAGGCGCTCGCGCCCCAGCGCGCCGTGCGCATGGCCTTCAACCAGGTGATGTGCGGCGCCGACACCGCGCTCGCGGATGGCGCCGAAGTGGCCTTTTTCCCGCCCGTGACGGGAGGCTGA
- the glp gene encoding gephyrin-like molybdotransferase Glp, with amino-acid sequence MNAPKPPMLSVREAIDFLLDAARPVEGVETVPTLEANGRVLAEDVASTINVPSADNTQMDGYAVRAEDCASGSATLRVSQRIPAGSVGQPLEPGTAARIFTGALIPPGADAVVMQEQCETVGDSVTVRHAPRAGEWIRRTGEDIVSGAVILPAGARLRSQELGLAASVGLARLPVRRRLRVAVFFTGDELTMPGEAPGGQLAPGAIYNSNRFTLRGLLENFGCEIADYGIVPDSLEATRATLREAAREHDLIITSGGVSVGEEDHIKPAVEAEGRLNMWQIAVKPGKPLAFGEVRREGGSAFFLGLPGNPVSSFVTFLLFVRPFLLRLQGASGPVEPRGYMVRADFTLPKADRRNEFLRVRLNSAGGLDLFPNQGSGVLTSTVWGDGLVDNPPGNPIAAGDLVRFIPFAELQH; translated from the coding sequence ATGAACGCACCGAAGCCACCGATGCTGTCCGTGCGCGAAGCGATCGACTTCCTGCTGGACGCCGCGCGTCCGGTCGAGGGCGTCGAGACCGTGCCTACGCTCGAGGCCAATGGGCGCGTGCTGGCCGAGGACGTCGCCTCGACCATCAACGTGCCCTCGGCCGACAACACCCAGATGGACGGTTACGCCGTGCGCGCCGAGGACTGCGCCAGCGGCAGCGCCACCCTTCGCGTGAGCCAGCGCATCCCTGCCGGCAGCGTCGGCCAGCCGCTTGAGCCGGGCACGGCGGCGCGCATCTTCACCGGCGCCCTGATTCCGCCTGGGGCGGACGCGGTGGTGATGCAGGAGCAGTGCGAGACGGTCGGCGACAGCGTCACCGTGCGCCACGCGCCGCGCGCCGGCGAGTGGATACGCCGCACCGGCGAAGACATCGTCTCCGGGGCCGTGATCCTGCCGGCCGGCGCCCGCCTGCGCAGCCAGGAGCTTGGCCTGGCCGCCTCGGTGGGTCTGGCGAGGCTGCCGGTGCGCCGCCGCCTGCGCGTGGCCGTGTTCTTCACCGGCGACGAGCTGACCATGCCGGGCGAAGCGCCGGGCGGCCAGCTGGCGCCGGGCGCGATCTACAACTCCAACCGCTTCACCCTGCGCGGCCTGCTGGAGAACTTCGGCTGCGAGATCGCCGACTACGGCATCGTGCCCGATTCGCTGGAAGCCACCCGCGCCACCCTGCGCGAGGCGGCGCGCGAGCATGACCTGATCATCACCTCGGGCGGCGTCTCGGTCGGCGAGGAAGACCACATCAAGCCGGCGGTCGAGGCCGAAGGACGCCTGAACATGTGGCAGATCGCGGTCAAGCCGGGCAAGCCGCTGGCCTTCGGCGAGGTGCGCCGCGAGGGCGGATCCGCCTTCTTCCTGGGCCTGCCGGGCAATCCGGTGTCGAGCTTCGTGACCTTCCTGCTGTTCGTGCGCCCCTTCCTGCTGCGCCTGCAGGGCGCGAGCGGCCCGGTCGAGCCGCGCGGCTACATGGTGCGCGCCGATTTCACCCTGCCCAAGGCCGACCGGCGCAACGAATTCCTGCGCGTGCGCCTGAACTCGGCGGGCGGGCTGGACCTGTTCCCGAACCAGGGTTCGGGCGTGCTGACCTCGACCGTGTGGGGCGACGGCCTGGTGGACAATCCGCCGGGGAACCCGATCGCTGCCGGCGATCTGGTACGCTTCATTCCGTTCGCGGAACTACAGCATTAG
- the thrC gene encoding threonine synthase — MHYVSTRATSASAARNPQLFSDILLGGLAPDGGLYLPADYPQVTGAELDAWRKLSYAELAYEILRKFATDIPDADLKALTARTYTPEVYRNARAGESAADITPLRTLEQGEGGTLVLQALSNGPTLAFKDMAMQLLGNLFEYALAKNNEELNIFGATSGDTGSAAEYAMRGKRGVRVFMLSPHKKMSAFQTAQMFSLQDPNIFNIAVEGVFDDCQDLVKAVSNDLSFKARHKIGTVNSINWARVVAQVVYYFRGYLAATTSNEQKVSFTVPSGNFGNICAGHIARMMGLPIDKLVVATNENDVLDEFFRTGVYRVRKSAETFHTSSPSMDISKASNFERFVYELVGRDPERTHALFRKVELEGGFDLSGALGSDGDEFKDVAKYGFLSGRSTHADRLATIRDVADDYGITIDTHTADGIKVAREHMTPGVTMIVLETALAAKFNETILEALGTDAERPAGFENIEALPQRFVVMPPDVARMKAYIAEHTGL; from the coding sequence ATGCATTATGTGTCCACCCGCGCGACCAGCGCGTCCGCAGCACGCAATCCCCAGCTCTTTTCCGACATCCTGCTTGGCGGCCTCGCCCCCGATGGCGGCCTGTATCTGCCGGCCGACTACCCGCAGGTGACGGGCGCCGAACTCGATGCCTGGCGCAAGCTGTCCTACGCTGAGCTGGCCTATGAAATCCTGCGCAAGTTCGCCACCGACATCCCCGACGCCGACCTGAAGGCCCTCACCGCGCGCACCTATACGCCGGAGGTCTACCGGAATGCCCGCGCCGGCGAATCGGCCGCCGACATCACGCCGCTGCGCACCCTGGAGCAGGGGGAGGGCGGCACCCTGGTCCTGCAGGCGCTGTCCAACGGTCCGACGCTCGCGTTCAAGGACATGGCGATGCAACTGCTCGGCAACCTGTTCGAGTACGCGCTAGCCAAGAACAACGAGGAACTGAACATCTTCGGCGCCACCTCGGGCGACACCGGCAGCGCCGCCGAATACGCGATGCGCGGCAAGCGCGGCGTGCGTGTCTTCATGCTCTCTCCGCACAAGAAGATGAGCGCTTTCCAGACCGCGCAGATGTTCAGCCTCCAGGACCCGAACATCTTCAACATCGCGGTCGAAGGCGTGTTCGACGACTGCCAGGACCTGGTCAAGGCGGTCTCGAACGACCTGTCCTTCAAGGCCCGCCACAAGATCGGCACCGTCAATTCGATCAACTGGGCGCGCGTCGTGGCCCAGGTGGTCTACTACTTCCGCGGCTACCTCGCAGCCACCACCAGCAACGAACAAAAGGTCTCGTTCACCGTCCCCTCGGGGAACTTCGGCAACATCTGCGCCGGCCACATCGCACGCATGATGGGCCTGCCGATCGACAAGCTGGTGGTCGCCACCAACGAGAACGACGTCCTGGACGAATTCTTCCGCACCGGCGTCTACCGCGTGCGCAAGTCGGCCGAGACCTTCCATACCAGCAGCCCGTCGATGGACATCTCGAAGGCCTCCAACTTCGAGCGCTTCGTCTACGAACTCGTGGGCCGCGACCCGGAGCGCACCCACGCGCTGTTCCGCAAGGTCGAGCTTGAAGGCGGCTTCGACCTGTCCGGCGCGCTGGGCAGCGACGGCGACGAGTTCAAGGACGTCGCCAAATACGGCTTCCTGTCCGGCCGCTCGACCCACGCCGACCGCCTGGCCACCATCCGCGACGTGGCCGACGACTACGGCATCACCATCGACACCCACACCGCCGACGGCATCAAGGTCGCGCGCGAGCACATGACGCCCGGGGTAACGATGATCGTGCTGGAGACGGCGCTGGCCGCCAAGTTCAACGAAACCATCCTGGAAGCGCTGGGCACGGACGCTGAGCGTCCGGCCGGCTTCGAGAACATCGAGGCGCTGCCGCAGCGCTTCGTGGTGATGCCGCCGGACGTCGCGCGCATGAAGGCCTACATCGCCGAACACACGGGGCTGTGA
- a CDS encoding L-serine ammonia-lyase: protein MDMSVFDLFKIGIGPSSSHTVGPMVAARRFLLECGPLDAAVGVEAHLYGSLALTGVGHATDKAVILGLMGETPQDLDPDAVEDKLAEAEMEGALKLLGKKMVPFSYKTGLVWHKASTLPEHPNGMKFVLQLADGSLIERIYYSVGGGFITAAGESQARALEAPAHKLPFPFGTMSELLAQGKEHGLSIPHMLRANELARMSEAELDAGLDRIWQVMRDCIARGLVSEGQLPGGLNVRRRAASLWKQAHCTEGKRVNELPHDATHHVTLYAMAVNEENAAGGRVVTAPTNGAAGIIPAVLRYYAEDCRPSDPARGIRDFLLTSAAIGMLCKKNASISGAEIGCQGEVGVACAMAAAGLVAALGGSNERIENAAEIGIEHHLGMTCDPIGGLVQIPCIERNGMGAIKAITAASLAMKGDGTHFVSLDNVIETMRQTGADMQVKYKETSLGGLAVHVVTVNHAAC from the coding sequence ATGGACATGAGTGTTTTTGATCTTTTCAAGATCGGTATCGGCCCTTCGAGCTCCCACACCGTCGGCCCGATGGTGGCGGCGCGCCGCTTCCTGCTCGAATGCGGCCCGCTGGACGCCGCGGTCGGCGTCGAAGCCCACCTGTACGGCTCGCTGGCGCTGACCGGCGTCGGCCACGCCACCGACAAGGCGGTGATCCTGGGCCTGATGGGCGAGACGCCCCAGGACCTCGATCCGGACGCGGTGGAGGACAAGCTGGCCGAGGCCGAGATGGAAGGCGCGCTCAAGCTGCTCGGCAAGAAGATGGTGCCATTCAGCTACAAGACCGGCCTGGTGTGGCACAAGGCATCGACCCTGCCGGAGCATCCGAACGGCATGAAGTTCGTGCTCCAGCTGGCCGACGGCAGCCTGATCGAACGCATCTATTACTCGGTGGGGGGCGGCTTCATCACCGCCGCCGGCGAGAGCCAGGCGCGCGCCCTGGAGGCGCCGGCGCACAAGCTGCCTTTCCCCTTCGGCACCATGAGCGAGCTGCTGGCTCAGGGCAAGGAGCACGGCCTGAGCATCCCGCACATGCTGCGCGCGAACGAGCTGGCGCGCATGAGCGAGGCCGAGCTGGACGCGGGCCTGGACCGCATCTGGCAGGTCATGCGCGACTGCATCGCGCGCGGGCTGGTGAGCGAAGGCCAGTTGCCGGGCGGCCTGAACGTGCGCCGTCGCGCCGCCAGCCTGTGGAAGCAGGCCCACTGCACCGAAGGCAAGCGCGTGAATGAGCTGCCCCACGATGCGACCCACCACGTGACCCTGTACGCCATGGCAGTCAACGAAGAGAACGCGGCGGGCGGGCGCGTGGTGACGGCGCCGACCAACGGCGCGGCCGGCATCATCCCGGCGGTGCTGCGCTACTACGCCGAGGACTGCCGCCCGAGCGATCCGGCGCGCGGCATCCGCGATTTCCTGCTTACCTCCGCGGCGATCGGCATGCTGTGCAAGAAGAACGCGTCGATCTCCGGGGCCGAAATCGGCTGCCAGGGCGAGGTCGGCGTGGCCTGCGCCATGGCGGCGGCCGGGCTGGTGGCGGCGCTGGGCGGTTCCAACGAGCGCATCGAGAACGCGGCGGAGATCGGGATCGAGCACCACCTGGGCATGACCTGCGATCCGATCGGCGGCCTGGTGCAGATTCCCTGCATCGAACGCAACGGCATGGGGGCGATCAAGGCGATCACCGCTGCGTCGCTGGCCATGAAGGGCGACGGCACCCACTTCGTCAGCCTGGACAACGTGATCGAGACCATGCGCCAGACCGGGGCGGACATGCAGGTGAAGTACAAGGAAACCTCGCTGGGCGGGCTGGCGGTACACGTAGTCACCGTCAATCACGCGGCGTGTTGA